A region from the Rosa rugosa chromosome 6, drRosRugo1.1, whole genome shotgun sequence genome encodes:
- the LOC133716878 gene encoding putative disease resistance protein RGA3 — MAEVLVNVLLERLATITLDKVGGEFKLVTGVEKEVKSLTRNLEAIQAVLEDAEQRQVTEPTVRRWLSELTEVSFDMDDVLDEWITEVLKQQMEKQEKQVEDALIVTTKKKVCFPFLSSCFCFGQVNQLMLRHDIAVRIKDLNERLASIDERKQSFGFQNITRVSELPERQKTTSLPNVKTFGRDKEKSLIASKLLSESSEGNEVPLIIPIVGMGGMGKTTLAQLVYNDEEVKSHFDKRIWVCVSDPFEEIKIAQAIIEEIDTDNSSKSSNVLQTLTQCIYKLIEGKKFLLVLDDVWSPNSDQWEELIKPLRYGATGSRVLVTTRKEEVATLMKATTTQMISLKALSDAFCLSLFYYSANMDENNVSKEFKDIGLKIVKRCNGLPLAAKTLGSLMRNKKKIHEWQAVLNSKTWELKEIQQDVFRPLLLSYHDLTPAIKRCLLYCVTFPKDYVYNMNCLIELWMSQDYLNAKESKEKIVVGQNYFDDLAMRSFFQDIEVDDEDEYGNIRCKIHDIVHDFLQYLTKDECLILDFELDASERRDVSKDNIRHLTLVHAIENESLAHFLLNCKKLRTLMAIDSFKYSIGPIFELTVQLKCLRTLSLCGGWGESCLREIPETIGGLIHLRYLDLSGNEYLKELPSALGSLYNLQTLRLVYCSSLKEIPETIGGLIHLRYLDLSFNTELKELPSALSSLSNLQTLRLVGCEILEKVDVRRLINLRHLYVEGCEKLELIKGIEKLTDLQRLDVFLVPFIGGDEGNKLEDLKDLNQLQGSLDIYIRGNPNMAENAAAIMVNKAHLLQLRLSFPLDSDEGESREIMNGLEPHPSLESLSIVGYRGGAFSHWLSSLNSLRVLTLRCCGKCGVLPPLGKLASLESLDISSVWELKKVGVEFLGIDDGQTSSSSIFISFPKLKQLTIEDMESWEEWEGVENNNITIMPCLSQLSIESCHHLKALPDFLWKTPLQKLHIDRSPILQDLYRQGTGEEWAKISHIPKISVFPMAKT; from the exons ATGGCAGAAGTACTTGTTAACGTTCTCCTTGAGCGTTTGGCTACGATCACCCTTGACAAGGTCGGAGGAGAGTTCAAACTGGTCACTGGTGTTGAGAAAGAAGTCAAGAGCCTCACCCGCAATCTCGAAGCTATTCAAGCTGTGCTCGAGGATGCAGAGCAGAGGCAAGTGACGGAGCCAACTGTGAGACGTTGGCTGAGTGAACTGACTGAAGTTTCCTTCGACATGGATGACGTGTTGGATGAGTGGATAACTGAAGTTCTGAAGCAACAAATggagaaacaagaaaaacaagTTGAAGATGCTCTTATTGTTACTACTAAGAAGAAGGTATGCTTCCCCTTCCTTTCCTCTTGCTTTTGTTTCGGCCAAGTCAATCAGTTAATGCTTCGTCATGATATTGCTGTGAGGATAAAAGACCTAAATGAAAGATTAGCTTCAAttgatgaaagaaaacaaagttttgGCTTTCAAAACATCACAAGGGTCTCCGAATTACCTGAACGACAAAAAACTACTTCTCTTCCTAATGTTAAAACATTCGGTCGAGATAAGGAAAAAAGCCTCATAGCCAGCAAGCTGCTGAGTGAGAGTAGTGAGGGAAATGAGGTTCCTCTTATCATCCCTATTGTAGGGATGGGGGGAATGGGGAAAACAACTCTTGCTCAACTTGTTTATAATGATGAAGAGGTCAAATCTCATTTTGACAAGAGAATATGGGTCTGTGTCTCAGACCCTTTTGAAGAGATCAAGATTGCTCAAGCTATCATTGAAGAAATAGATACAGATAATAGTTCAAAAAGCTCAAATGTGTTGCAAACCCTGACGCAATGTATATATAAATTGATTGAGGGTAAAAAGTTTCTCCTGGTTTTAGATGATGTTTGGAGCCCAAACTCTGATCAATGGGAAGAATTGATCAAACCTTTACGTTATGGTGCTACTGGTAGTAGAGTATTGGTGACCACTAGAAAGGAGGAGGTTGCTACTTTAATGAAAGCAACAACGACTCAAATGATCTCTTTGAAGGCATTGAGTGATGCATTTTGTTTGTCATTGTTCTATTACAGTGCAAACATGGACGAGAATAATGTGTCTAAAGAGTTTAAAGATATTGGATTGAAGATTGTGAAAAGGTGCAATGGGTTGCCTCTTGCTGCAAAGACATTAGGAAGCCTCATGCGCAATAAGAAAAAGATTCATGAATGGCAAGCTGTTTTGAACAGTAAGACATGGGAATTGAAAGAAATTCAACAAGATGTTTTTCGACCACTACTACTAAGTTATCATGATTTGACTCCAGCAATCAAACGTTGTCTTTTGTATTGTGTTACATTTCCAAAAGATTATGTGTACAATATGAATTGTTTGATTGAGTTGTGGATGTCGCAGGATTATTTGAATGCCAAAGAAAGTAAAGAAAAGATAGTAGTTGGTCAAAATTATTTTGATGACTTAGCAATGCGGTCATTCTTTCAAGATATTGAGGTAGATGATGAGGATGAGTATGGAAACATAAGGTGCAAAATTCATGATATTGTACATGACTTTCTACAATATTTGACCAAGGATGAATGtttgattttggattttgaGTTGGATGCTAGTGAGAGAAGGGATGTGTCAAAGGATAACATTCGACATTTGACTTTAGTGCACGCAATAGAGAATGAGTCATTGGCACATTTTCTCCTCAATTGTAAAAAATTACGTACCTTGATGGCTATAGATTCATTCAAATATTCCATTGGCCCAATATTTGAGTTGACAGTACAATTGAAATGCCTTAGAACATTAAGCTTGTGTGGTGGGTGGGGGGAGAGTTGTCTCAGAGAAATTCCCGAGACGATAGGTGGATTGATACATTTGAGGTATCTTGATTTATCCGGTAATGAATACTTGAAAGAATTACCCAGCGCCCTGGGCAGCTTATACAACCTGCAAACCTTGCGACTTGTTTATTGCTCTAGTCTCAAAGAAATTCCCGAGACGATCGGTGGATTAATACATTTGAGGTATCTTGATTTATCCTTTAACACCGAGTTGAAAGAATTACCCAGCGCCCTGAGCAGCTTATCCAACCTGCAAACCTTGCGACTTGTTGGTTGCGAGATTCTCGAAAAAGTAGATGTGCGAAGGCTGATTAACTTGAGGCATCTTTATGTTGAAGGCTGTGAGAAGCTAGAGTTAATTAAAGGGATTGAGAAATTAACAGATCTGCAAAGGCTAGATGTGTTTCTTGTCCCATTTATTGGTGGTGATGAAGGAAACAAGTTGGAAGATCTGAAAGACTTGAACCAGCTTCAAGGGAGTCTTGATATTTATATTCGAGGAAATCCAAATATGGCGGAGAATGCAGCAGCAATTATGGTGAACAAGGCTCACCTCCTGCAATTGAGGCTATCTTTCCCTTTGGATTCTGATGAAGGAGAGAGTAGAGAAATTATGAATGGCTTAGAGCCGCATCCAAGTTTGGAATCTTTATCCATCGTTGGGTATAGAGGCGGCGCCTTCTCCCATTGGTTGTCGTCTTTAAACAGCTTGAGAGTGCTCACCCTTCGTTGTTGCGGCAAATGTGGGGTTTTGCCTCCTTTAGGGAAACTGGCGTCCCTTGAATCATTGGATATTTCGAGTGTCTGGGAACTTAAAAAGGTAGGAGTTGAGTTTTTGGGAATAGATGATGGGCAAACCTCGTCGTCTTCCATTTTCATATCATTCCCCAAGCTCAAACAACTCACCATCGAAGACATGGAGTCATGGGAAGAGTGGGAAGGAgtggaaaataataatattacaaTCATGCCATGCCTCTCTCAGTTGTCAATTGAGAGTTGCCATCACCTGAAAGCACTGCCGGACTTCCTGTGGAAGACACCACTACAGAAATTGCACATCGACAGATCTCCAATTCTCCAAGACCTTTACAGACAAGGAACTGGTGAGGAGTGGGCCAAGATTTCTCACATCCCAA aaatttcGGTATTCCCAATggcaaagacataa